In Mycolicibacterium phocaicum, one DNA window encodes the following:
- a CDS encoding bacterial proteasome activator family protein produces MTLKPEDDDDNIEVIGGDLALGGEPGPDSDQGDEGKSLTDLVEQPAKVMRIGTMIKQLLEEVRSAPLDEASRNRLRDIHRSSIQELEDGLAPELTEELERLSLPFSEEKVPSAAELRIAQAQLVGWLEGLFHGIQTALFAQQMAARAQLEQMRQGALPPGADAGRGPFQSGTGQYL; encoded by the coding sequence ATGACGCTGAAACCAGAAGACGACGACGACAACATCGAGGTCATCGGCGGGGACCTGGCATTGGGCGGGGAACCGGGACCGGACTCCGACCAGGGCGACGAAGGCAAATCGCTGACCGACCTGGTCGAGCAGCCGGCCAAGGTCATGCGCATCGGCACCATGATCAAGCAGCTGCTGGAAGAAGTGCGCTCCGCGCCGCTCGACGAGGCCAGCCGGAACCGCTTGCGCGACATCCACCGGTCGAGCATCCAGGAGCTCGAGGACGGCCTCGCCCCGGAACTGACCGAGGAGCTGGAACGGCTGTCACTGCCGTTCTCCGAGGAGAAGGTGCCGTCGGCCGCCGAGCTGCGCATCGCGCAGGCCCAGCTGGTCGGCTGGCTCGAAGGCCTGTTCCACGGGATCCAGACGGCCCTGTTCGCTCAGCAGATGGCCGCCCGGGCACAGCTCGAGCAGATGCGCCAGGGCGCCCTGCCGCCCGGCGCCGACGCCGGCCGCGGCCCGTTCCAGTCCGGCACCGGCCAGTACCTGTAG
- a CDS encoding HD domain-containing protein, with translation MTDLLQAWHTLLARHSSSPRVDDVGASLLGRWAEPHRSYHDLSHLRGILSGVDALEEFADDPDAVRLAAWYHDAVYAGQSDDEENSALLAESDLADLGVDPEFVAEVGRLVRVTIAHDPAADDHNGQVLSDADLAVLAVPPADYQHNTARVRAEYGHVSDADFGLWRGRMIAAMLAGPSLYRTDAGRRLWEDAARTNLKAELAALSG, from the coding sequence GTGACCGATTTGCTTCAGGCATGGCACACCCTGTTGGCGCGGCATTCGTCGTCGCCTCGTGTCGACGACGTCGGGGCGTCGCTGCTCGGCCGGTGGGCCGAGCCGCACCGCAGTTACCACGATCTCAGTCACCTGCGCGGCATCCTGTCCGGGGTGGACGCCCTGGAGGAGTTCGCCGACGATCCTGACGCGGTCCGCCTGGCGGCCTGGTACCACGACGCGGTGTACGCGGGGCAGTCCGACGACGAGGAGAACAGCGCCCTGTTGGCGGAGTCGGACCTCGCCGATCTGGGTGTGGACCCGGAATTCGTGGCGGAGGTGGGCCGCCTGGTGCGCGTGACCATCGCCCACGATCCCGCAGCCGACGATCACAACGGCCAGGTGCTGTCCGACGCTGACCTGGCGGTGCTGGCGGTGCCGCCGGCCGACTATCAGCACAACACCGCGCGGGTGCGGGCCGAGTACGGCCATGTCAGCGACGCGGATTTCGGTCTGTGGCGCGGCCGGATGATCGCGGCGATGCTCGCCGGGCCGTCGCTGTACCGCACCGATGCGGGGCGGCGGCTGTGGGAGGACGCGGCGCGGACCAATCTGAAGGCGGAGCTGGCGGCGCTCAGCGGCTGA
- the glfT1 gene encoding galactofuranosyltransferase GlfT1, whose translation MLCAVIVTHRRPELLAKSLAVVCSQTRLPDHVVVVDNDNDPAVRVLVESQPVATTYLGSARNLGGAGGFALGILHALALGAEWVWLADDDGRPADSSVLATLLDCAAKHDLAEVSPMVCDLNEPARLAFPLRRGLVWRRYVSELQVDKDAGVDLLPGIASLFNGALFRAATLEAVGVPDIRLFVRGDEVEVHRRLVRSGLPFGTCLNAVYLHPQGSDEFKPILGGRMHTQYPDDATKRYFTYRNRGYLQSQPGLRKLVPQEWVRFGWYFLITRRDPAGLRDWMRLRRLGRDEKFSRPGSGGPTTGGQR comes from the coding sequence ATGTTGTGCGCGGTGATCGTCACCCACCGGCGGCCGGAGCTGTTGGCGAAATCTCTTGCCGTGGTGTGCTCCCAGACGCGACTGCCCGACCACGTCGTCGTCGTCGACAACGACAACGATCCGGCGGTGCGGGTTCTTGTCGAGTCCCAGCCGGTCGCGACGACGTACCTCGGATCGGCCCGGAACCTCGGCGGCGCAGGCGGTTTCGCCCTGGGCATCCTGCATGCCCTGGCGCTGGGCGCCGAGTGGGTGTGGCTGGCCGACGACGACGGGCGGCCCGCCGACTCGTCGGTGCTGGCGACGCTGTTGGACTGTGCGGCCAAGCACGACCTGGCCGAGGTGTCGCCCATGGTCTGCGACCTGAATGAGCCTGCCCGACTGGCCTTTCCGTTGCGCCGCGGGTTGGTGTGGCGGCGGTATGTGTCGGAGTTGCAGGTCGACAAGGACGCCGGCGTCGACCTCCTGCCCGGGATCGCGTCGTTGTTCAACGGTGCGCTGTTCCGCGCCGCGACACTGGAAGCCGTTGGCGTACCGGATATTCGGCTGTTCGTCCGAGGTGACGAGGTCGAGGTGCACCGTCGGCTGGTCCGCTCCGGTCTGCCGTTCGGCACCTGCCTGAACGCGGTGTATCTGCACCCGCAGGGGTCCGACGAGTTCAAGCCGATCCTCGGCGGGCGCATGCACACGCAGTACCCCGACGATGCCACCAAGCGCTATTTCACCTACCGCAACCGCGGATATCTACAGTCCCAACCGGGCTTGCGGAAGCTGGTCCCCCAGGAGTGGGTGCGGTTCGGGTGGTACTTCCTGATCACCCGGCGTGATCCGGCCGGGCTGCGCGACTGGATGCGGTTGCGCCGCTTGGGACGAGACGAGAAGTTCAGCAGGCCCGGTTCGGGCGGACCCACTACAGGAGGGCAGCGATGA
- a CDS encoding DUF6541 family protein, with protein sequence MSLASGVLVALLIMVIPGAITARVAQLTWPVAIAVGPIAVGPAVTYGIVALAVVPLGAVGVPWNGWTALLAFVIVVAVVAGLRRALGRYRDTAAEALAIGRGPALFVAAGILVGATAIAISAILGMPHWQSIPSTWDSVWHGNTIRWILDVGQASPLHMGELRNVETHALLYYPSTFHALAAVFCQLTGAAPTTAYTLHSLAASIWLFPVSAASLTWAMVRPYKCQRWSAGAAAAAGALAASFTAVPYVEFDVAAVPNLVAYGLAGPTTVLVMSCLRHRDRIPLAVIALIGVFSTHITGGVVVVTFVGAWWLCDTLRNPVRGRLADFVTLATVAVPSLLLLLPQFIGVLAQADIIVGHAFVTHLSRLRTLFNAIVQHTRHLNDYPIQNILIALGGVGGLILLIKRVWWPAAVWVLLMVAIVHSGAPFGGPIGALIGPYADLYYSDPRRLSAVVTLLITPFAGIALFAVITFAVGWMQKRAPRTERFWAVVTVALLVFSTVGLAWHYFPRHRYLIGQKYDQIMVNDKNLQAFAYLATLPGAKNTLIGNANTDGTSWMYAVAGLHPLWTHYDYPQQQGPGYHRFIFWAYADDADSDRRIAEAVHALNIKYVITSSTIVKGFVMPDGLVSLDRSKSWAKIYDNGRSRIYEWRGDAAPANR encoded by the coding sequence GTGAGCTTGGCGTCCGGCGTCCTTGTCGCCCTGTTGATCATGGTGATACCTGGAGCAATCACCGCCCGCGTAGCACAGCTAACCTGGCCCGTTGCCATTGCAGTCGGCCCCATTGCAGTCGGCCCCGCAGTGACCTACGGCATCGTAGCCCTGGCCGTCGTGCCACTCGGTGCCGTCGGCGTCCCGTGGAACGGCTGGACGGCCCTGCTGGCGTTCGTCATCGTGGTCGCGGTGGTTGCCGGGCTTCGTCGCGCGCTGGGGCGCTACCGGGACACCGCGGCGGAAGCCCTCGCGATCGGCCGCGGCCCGGCCCTGTTCGTTGCCGCGGGCATTCTCGTCGGCGCGACGGCGATTGCAATTTCAGCAATCCTCGGCATGCCGCATTGGCAATCCATTCCGAGCACCTGGGACTCGGTCTGGCACGGCAACACCATCCGTTGGATTCTCGACGTCGGTCAGGCGTCACCGCTGCACATGGGTGAGCTTCGCAATGTCGAGACGCACGCGTTGCTGTACTACCCGTCGACATTCCACGCGCTGGCCGCCGTCTTCTGCCAACTCACCGGCGCCGCCCCGACGACGGCCTACACCCTGCACTCGCTGGCTGCCTCGATCTGGCTGTTCCCCGTCAGCGCGGCGAGTCTGACGTGGGCCATGGTCCGGCCGTACAAGTGCCAGCGCTGGAGCGCCGGTGCCGCCGCCGCGGCGGGGGCGCTGGCGGCGTCGTTCACCGCGGTGCCCTACGTCGAGTTCGACGTTGCCGCCGTTCCCAACCTGGTGGCCTACGGCCTCGCCGGGCCGACGACCGTGCTGGTCATGTCGTGCCTGCGGCACCGCGACCGGATCCCGCTGGCCGTCATCGCGCTGATCGGGGTGTTCTCCACCCACATCACGGGCGGCGTCGTAGTCGTCACCTTCGTCGGCGCCTGGTGGCTGTGCGACACGCTCCGGAATCCGGTGCGCGGCCGGCTCGCCGACTTCGTGACACTGGCGACCGTCGCCGTGCCGTCGCTGCTGCTGTTACTGCCCCAGTTCATCGGGGTGCTGGCGCAGGCCGACATCATCGTCGGGCATGCGTTCGTCACCCACTTGAGCCGGCTGCGGACGCTGTTCAACGCGATCGTGCAGCACACCCGCCACCTCAACGACTACCCGATCCAGAACATCCTGATCGCGCTCGGCGGCGTCGGCGGTCTGATCCTGCTGATCAAGCGGGTCTGGTGGCCGGCCGCGGTCTGGGTGCTGCTGATGGTCGCGATCGTGCATTCGGGTGCGCCGTTCGGTGGCCCGATCGGCGCGCTGATCGGGCCGTACGCCGACCTCTACTACAGCGACCCGCGCCGGTTGTCCGCCGTCGTGACCCTGCTGATCACGCCGTTCGCCGGCATCGCGTTGTTCGCCGTCATCACCTTCGCCGTCGGTTGGATGCAGAAACGTGCGCCCCGGACAGAGCGGTTCTGGGCCGTGGTGACAGTGGCCCTGCTCGTGTTTTCGACGGTCGGCCTGGCGTGGCATTACTTCCCGCGGCACCGCTACCTGATCGGCCAGAAGTACGACCAGATCATGGTCAACGACAAGAACCTGCAGGCCTTTGCCTACCTGGCGACGCTGCCCGGCGCCAAGAACACCTTGATCGGCAACGCCAACACCGACGGCACGTCGTGGATGTACGCGGTCGCCGGCCTGCATCCGCTGTGGACCCACTACGACTATCCGCAGCAACAGGGCCCCGGCTACCACCGCTTCATCTTCTGGGCCTACGCCGACGACGCCGACTCCGATCGGCGGATCGCGGAGGCCGTGCACGCCCTGAACATCAAGTACGTGATCACCAGCTCGACCATCGTCAAGGGGTTCGTCATGCCCGACGGACTAGTGTCGCTGGATAGGTCGAAGTCGTGGGCGAAGATCTACGACAATGGGCGGTCCCGCATCTACGAGTGGCGCGGCGACGCCGCACCGGCGAACAGATAG
- a CDS encoding carboxymuconolactone decarboxylase family protein: protein MTETLNAPTTAAHTKRIDIYDAAPELYAGMMAFSNAASKELDSTIGELIKIRASQMNHCAFCLDMHVHDARRFGETEQRLALVAAWEEAGDLFTERERAALAITEAVTDLSHGPVPDDVYAQAAAVFTDRELAHVVGMAAVINSWNRLNAATRKAVPRRR from the coding sequence ATGACCGAGACACTGAACGCACCGACCACCGCCGCCCACACCAAGCGCATCGATATCTACGACGCAGCTCCTGAGCTGTACGCCGGGATGATGGCATTCAGCAACGCCGCGTCCAAGGAGCTCGATTCGACCATCGGCGAGCTCATCAAGATTCGTGCCTCACAAATGAACCACTGCGCCTTCTGCCTCGACATGCACGTCCACGATGCGCGCCGGTTCGGCGAGACCGAGCAGCGGCTGGCCCTGGTCGCGGCGTGGGAGGAAGCCGGCGACCTGTTCACCGAGCGCGAGCGGGCCGCGCTGGCCATCACCGAGGCCGTCACCGATCTGAGCCACGGACCGGTTCCCGACGATGTCTACGCCCAAGCGGCCGCCGTGTTCACCGACCGCGAGCTCGCTCACGTCGTCGGCATGGCCGCTGTCATCAACTCGTGGAACCGGCTGAACGCCGCTACTCGGAAGGCCGTTCCCCGCCGGCGCTGA
- a CDS encoding acyl-CoA thioesterase, with protein MTFTYTAPVRYLEVDQQGVVFNMWYLAYMDEAFGAFVAQTASWRDIFEAGVDAQVVHTQLDWSGSLKWGDQIHVDVTVPARGRTSFTVEFLIHAGDSTRPIVTAKTVYVCIATDGSGKVEPPQLLRDALDYA; from the coding sequence GTGACGTTCACCTACACCGCGCCGGTCCGTTATCTCGAGGTCGACCAGCAGGGCGTGGTCTTCAACATGTGGTACCTGGCCTACATGGACGAGGCCTTCGGCGCGTTCGTCGCGCAGACGGCGTCGTGGCGCGACATCTTCGAAGCGGGCGTCGACGCCCAGGTGGTCCACACCCAACTGGACTGGTCGGGCTCTCTGAAGTGGGGCGACCAGATTCACGTCGACGTCACGGTGCCCGCCCGGGGACGCACCTCGTTCACCGTCGAATTCCTCATCCACGCAGGCGATTCCACGCGGCCCATCGTCACCGCAAAGACCGTCTACGTCTGCATCGCGACCGATGGCTCCGGGAAGGTCGAACCTCCGCAGCTGCTGCGCGACGCGCTGGACTACGCGTAA
- the wzt gene encoding galactan export ABC transporter ATP-binding subunit Wzt/RfbE: protein MTEPHISTQNAWVEFPIFDAKSRSLKKAFLGKAGGGINRNESNVVVIEALRDITMSLNMGDRVGLVGHNGAGKSTLLRLLSGIYEPTRGSATVRGRVAPVFDLGVGMDPEISGFENIIIRGLFLGQTRKQMLAKVDEIAEFTELGEYLSMPLRTYSTGMRVRLAMGVVTSIDPEILLLDEGIGAVDAEFLKKARTRLQALVERSGILVFASHSNEFLARLCQTAMWVDHGTIRMTGGIEDVVRAYEGEDAARHVREVLEENERERQA, encoded by the coding sequence GTGACCGAACCGCACATCTCCACGCAGAACGCGTGGGTCGAATTCCCGATCTTCGACGCGAAGTCCCGTTCGCTCAAAAAGGCCTTCCTGGGCAAGGCCGGCGGCGGGATCAACCGCAACGAGTCGAATGTCGTTGTGATCGAAGCACTTCGGGATATCACCATGTCGCTCAACATGGGCGACCGGGTCGGCCTGGTCGGGCACAACGGCGCCGGCAAGTCGACGCTGCTGCGCCTGCTGTCGGGCATCTACGAACCGACGCGCGGTTCGGCGACCGTCCGCGGCCGCGTGGCCCCGGTCTTCGACCTGGGTGTCGGCATGGACCCGGAGATCTCCGGTTTCGAGAACATCATCATCCGCGGCCTCTTCCTGGGGCAGACCCGCAAGCAGATGCTGGCCAAGGTTGACGAGATCGCCGAGTTCACCGAACTCGGCGAGTACCTCTCGATGCCGCTGCGCACGTACTCCACCGGTATGCGCGTGCGCCTGGCCATGGGTGTGGTCACCAGCATCGACCCCGAAATCCTGCTGCTCGACGAGGGCATCGGCGCGGTGGACGCGGAATTCCTGAAAAAGGCGCGCACCCGGCTGCAAGCCTTGGTGGAACGCTCCGGAATCCTGGTGTTCGCAAGCCATTCCAACGAATTCCTGGCCCGGCTGTGCCAGACCGCGATGTGGGTCGACCACGGCACCATCCGCATGACCGGTGGCATCGAGGACGTCGTGCGCGCCTATGAGGGCGAGGACGCGGCACGGCACGTGCGCGAGGTGCTCGAAGAGAACGAGCGCGAGCGCCAGGCGTGA
- a CDS encoding GtrA family protein encodes MPAEHHAEHSAEKAVEASLGLVTQAWRFIVTGGLSAVVDYGLYVLLSFVFVANGMPDARATLIAKTLSFIAGTTTAYLINRRWTFQAEPSRARFVAVVILYAVTFGLQVGINQLFYLQFAGESWRRPVAFVIAQGTATVINFVVQRAVIFRLK; translated from the coding sequence ATCCCCGCCGAACACCATGCAGAACACAGCGCCGAGAAAGCCGTCGAGGCGTCGCTGGGACTGGTGACGCAGGCGTGGCGGTTCATCGTGACGGGCGGCCTGTCCGCGGTGGTCGATTATGGCCTGTACGTGCTGCTCAGCTTCGTTTTCGTGGCCAACGGCATGCCGGACGCGCGGGCCACACTCATCGCCAAGACGCTCAGCTTCATCGCAGGCACCACGACGGCCTACCTGATCAACCGGCGGTGGACCTTCCAGGCCGAACCGAGCCGGGCGCGCTTCGTCGCGGTTGTGATCTTGTACGCCGTCACCTTCGGACTGCAGGTCGGCATCAATCAGCTGTTCTATCTGCAATTTGCGGGCGAATCCTGGCGGCGGCCGGTGGCCTTTGTCATCGCCCAGGGCACGGCGACAGTGATCAACTTCGTGGTGCAGCGAGCCGTGATTTTCCGGTTGAAGTGA
- a CDS encoding cysteine desulfurase-like protein: MAYDVARVRGLHPSLGGGWVHFDAPTGMLLPDSVATTVSTAFRGSMSSAAGPHPAAQRSAAVLTAARQAVADLVGGDPRGVVFGADRAVLLNSLAEASASRSGLGYEVVVTRLDDEANIAPWLRAANRYGAKVKWAEVDIETGELPSWQWETLITRPTRLIAITSASSKLGTVTDLRPVTKMARENGGMVVVDHSVAAPYRLLDINDVDADVVALNAIAWGGPPIGALVFRDPAMIDTLAAVSLDPNATGAARLEVGAHQFGLLGGVVASIEYLANLDDAATGTRRERLARSMQSAEAYLGRVFGYLRNSLRSLPLVMVLGAPEAAIPVLSFAVQGVPADTVISRLADNGVLAVSDGNSRVLEAIGVNDIGGAVTVGLGHYTTTAEVDQLVRALASLG, from the coding sequence ATGGCATACGACGTCGCCCGGGTGCGCGGTCTGCACCCGTCACTGGGCGGCGGCTGGGTGCATTTCGATGCCCCGACCGGAATGCTGCTGCCGGACTCGGTAGCGACCACCGTTTCGACCGCCTTCCGCGGTTCCATGTCGTCGGCCGCCGGCCCGCATCCGGCCGCGCAGCGTAGCGCCGCGGTTCTGACCGCCGCGCGCCAGGCGGTCGCCGATCTCGTCGGTGGCGACCCGCGTGGCGTGGTGTTCGGCGCCGACCGGGCCGTGCTGCTGAACTCGCTGGCCGAGGCGTCGGCGTCGCGGTCGGGCCTGGGCTACGAAGTGGTCGTCACCCGCCTGGATGACGAGGCCAATATCGCTCCGTGGCTGCGGGCCGCGAATCGCTATGGCGCCAAGGTGAAGTGGGCCGAGGTCGACATCGAGACCGGCGAACTGCCCAGCTGGCAGTGGGAGACGCTCATCACCCGGCCGACCCGGCTGATCGCGATCACGTCGGCATCCTCGAAGCTCGGCACCGTCACCGATCTGCGGCCCGTGACCAAGATGGCGCGGGAGAACGGTGGCATGGTCGTCGTCGACCACTCCGTGGCCGCGCCGTACCGCCTGCTGGACATCAACGACGTCGACGCCGACGTGGTGGCGCTCAACGCGATCGCGTGGGGTGGCCCGCCGATCGGTGCGCTCGTGTTCCGCGACCCGGCGATGATCGACACCTTGGCGGCGGTGTCGCTCGATCCGAATGCCACGGGGGCCGCGCGTCTGGAAGTCGGCGCGCACCAGTTCGGCCTGCTCGGTGGCGTCGTCGCCAGCATCGAGTACCTGGCCAACCTGGACGATGCCGCCACCGGCACCCGTCGCGAACGGCTCGCGCGCTCCATGCAGTCGGCGGAGGCCTACCTGGGCCGGGTGTTCGGGTACCTGCGTAACTCGCTGCGGTCGCTGCCGTTGGTCATGGTGCTCGGCGCACCCGAGGCCGCCATTCCGGTGCTGAGCTTCGCGGTGCAGGGCGTGCCCGCCGACACCGTGATCAGCCGGCTCGCCGACAACGGCGTGCTGGCCGTGTCTGACGGCAACTCCCGGGTGCTGGAGGCCATCGGTGTCAATGACATCGGCGGCGCCGTCACGGTCGGCCTCGGGCACTACACGACCACGGCTGAAGTGGATCAGCTGGTCCGCGCGCTGGCCTCGCTCGGTTAG
- the wzm gene encoding galactan export ABC transporter permease subunit Wzm/RfbD, with the protein MTFTDAAAQSKTLRRAWADLVTGFGKRELWLHLGWQDIKQRYRRSVLGPIWITIATGTMAVALGGLYSQLFHLPLAEHLPYVTLGLIIWNLINASILEGADVFIANEGLIKQLPTPLSVHVYRLVWRQVLLFAHNIIIFVIIAIIFPKPWSWADLSVIPALALIVANCVWVALCFGILATRYRDISPLLASLVQLLFYITPIIWNDQTLRLQGAGTWSKIIELNPLLHYVDIVRAPLLGEPQELRHWLVVITLTVLGWVVAALAMRQYRARVPYWV; encoded by the coding sequence ATGACGTTCACCGACGCGGCCGCGCAGTCCAAGACGCTGCGCCGCGCCTGGGCCGACCTGGTGACCGGCTTCGGCAAGCGCGAACTCTGGCTGCACCTGGGCTGGCAGGACATCAAGCAGCGCTACCGGCGCTCGGTGCTCGGTCCCATCTGGATCACCATCGCGACAGGCACCATGGCCGTCGCGCTCGGCGGCCTGTACTCCCAGTTGTTCCATCTGCCACTGGCCGAGCACCTGCCCTACGTGACCCTCGGCCTGATCATCTGGAACCTGATCAACGCGTCCATCCTCGAAGGCGCCGACGTGTTCATCGCCAATGAGGGCCTCATCAAACAACTTCCGACGCCGCTGTCGGTGCACGTCTACCGGTTGGTGTGGCGCCAGGTACTGCTGTTCGCGCACAACATCATCATCTTCGTGATCATCGCGATCATCTTCCCCAAGCCGTGGTCCTGGGCCGACCTGTCGGTGATCCCGGCGCTGGCGCTGATCGTGGCCAACTGCGTCTGGGTCGCATTGTGTTTCGGCATCCTGGCCACGCGGTACCGGGACATCAGCCCGCTGCTCGCGAGCCTGGTTCAGCTGCTGTTCTACATCACCCCGATCATCTGGAACGACCAGACGCTGCGCCTCCAGGGCGCGGGCACCTGGTCGAAAATCATTGAGCTGAACCCACTTCTGCACTACGTGGACATCGTCCGTGCGCCGCTGCTGGGCGAGCCCCAGGAGTTGCGGCACTGGCTCGTGGTGATCACGTTGACGGTGCTGGGCTGGGTCGTCGCCGCGCTGGCGATGCGGCAGTACCGCGCCCGCGTGCCGTACTGGGTGTAG
- the pdxR gene encoding MocR-like pyridoxine biosynthesis transcription factor PdxR yields MVSWANSAADGAGLDLHLDLGQSVQPGRRGTRDQLIQALRDAVRSGRLPAGTMLPPSRSLATDLGLARNTVAEAYAELVAEGWLGSRQGAGTWVIGSHTESAPAAQRAGPGTPTHNLMPGSGNVAAFPRQAWLASARRALTNAPTEALRTSDARGRQELRAALATYLARARGVRTTAESIVICAGTRHAVELLSKVFAPGTIAVENYGLFLFRDAIAGNGAGTVPIRIDDHGAVVDDLEKTSAAAVLLTPAHHFPHGVPLHPTRRTRALDWAIRTKSYVLEDDYDGEFRYDRQPIGSMQGLDPDRVAYLGSASKSLAPVLRLGWMVLPDNLIDPVLTAAGGQQFYVNAIDQLTMADFIESGQYDKHIRRMRNSYRRRRDALAAKLSGLDVEISGLSAGLHALIRLPDGTEHEVMRRAADAGIALSGLALLRHPDAADTPPQDGVVVSFGTPADHEFTAALDALHDVLKAVSR; encoded by the coding sequence GTGGTTTCATGGGCCAATTCTGCGGCGGACGGTGCCGGACTGGACCTGCATCTGGACCTCGGCCAGTCCGTCCAGCCGGGCCGGCGCGGCACTCGCGACCAGCTGATCCAGGCGCTCAGAGACGCGGTCCGGTCGGGCCGGCTACCGGCCGGCACCATGCTGCCGCCCTCCCGATCACTGGCGACCGACCTCGGCTTGGCCCGCAACACCGTCGCGGAGGCCTACGCCGAATTGGTCGCCGAGGGCTGGCTGGGCTCCCGCCAGGGCGCGGGTACGTGGGTCATCGGCTCGCACACCGAATCGGCACCGGCCGCCCAGCGCGCGGGGCCGGGTACGCCCACCCACAACCTCATGCCCGGTTCGGGAAACGTCGCAGCCTTCCCGCGGCAGGCCTGGCTGGCGTCGGCCCGGCGGGCCCTGACCAACGCCCCTACCGAGGCGCTGCGTACGAGCGACGCCCGCGGCCGGCAGGAACTGCGCGCTGCACTGGCCACGTATCTGGCGCGAGCCCGCGGCGTGCGCACCACGGCGGAATCGATCGTCATCTGCGCCGGGACCCGGCACGCCGTCGAGTTGCTGTCGAAAGTGTTCGCGCCGGGCACCATCGCGGTCGAGAACTACGGGCTGTTCCTGTTCCGGGACGCCATCGCCGGTAACGGGGCCGGCACCGTGCCGATCCGGATCGATGACCACGGCGCCGTCGTCGACGACCTCGAAAAGACCAGCGCCGCAGCGGTTCTTCTCACGCCGGCGCATCACTTTCCGCACGGCGTACCACTGCATCCCACCCGACGCACGCGCGCCCTCGATTGGGCCATCCGCACGAAAAGCTATGTCCTGGAGGATGACTACGACGGCGAGTTCCGCTACGACCGGCAACCAATCGGCTCGATGCAGGGCCTGGATCCCGATCGGGTTGCCTATCTCGGCTCGGCCAGCAAGAGCCTGGCACCGGTGCTGCGGCTGGGCTGGATGGTGTTGCCCGACAACCTGATCGACCCCGTACTGACGGCGGCGGGCGGGCAGCAGTTCTACGTCAACGCCATCGACCAGCTGACCATGGCCGACTTCATCGAATCCGGCCAGTACGACAAGCACATTCGCCGCATGCGGAACAGCTACCGGCGCCGGCGTGACGCGCTCGCGGCGAAACTGTCGGGTCTGGATGTCGAGATCAGCGGACTGTCCGCCGGACTGCACGCCCTGATCCGACTGCCCGACGGCACCGAACATGAGGTCATGCGGCGCGCGGCCGACGCCGGCATCGCGTTGTCGGGGTTGGCGCTGCTGCGTCATCCCGACGCGGCGGACACCCCACCCCAGGACGGCGTGGTGGTGAGTTTCGGCACGCCGGCCGATCACGAGTTCACCGCGGCGCTCGACGCGCTGCATGACGTGTTGAAGGCGGTCAGCCGCTGA